The proteins below come from a single Candidatus Bathyarchaeota archaeon genomic window:
- a CDS encoding right-handed parallel beta-helix repeat-containing protein, whose product MKFVVVVFVVILLVSSVFGASVVFSTFTSSPTPKNQVYDIAVPDDYSTITEAIGNATIGDTVLVRAGTYSETQFILDKPLTLISEEGATVQVIITTPMVTVYNLYIPEVVPDLGIKIESSNVELSGFTISSTGGISAIGDHIKISDNIFSFDSGAVNLEGSYFTLSKNTIPTSVEIVGSYQTISDNTISGELTCTGSFCTIARNNLGREQGQIITLKGSTNIIEENTFYCIYLQDSSSNNIINNVCTTIWLGIYSSVDCSNNTITGNLMQGPGPSGIIMGKGENNVFYHNYITDFNRYGIVIGGTELIAQNNLFYYNVLTSNHKNYRLNWDVIQSVNSWDNGQVGNYWSDYTGTDGNGDGVGDTPYIIKSNRDNYPLITMPFDINHVKV is encoded by the coding sequence ATGAAATTTGTAGTTGTTGTTTTCGTTGTTATTTTATTGGTTTCTTCTGTATTTGGGGCTTCTGTAGTGTTTTCAACATTCACTTCTTCCCCGACTCCTAAAAATCAGGTGTATGATATTGCTGTTCCAGATGATTATTCAACAATCACTGAGGCAATAGGCAACGCAACCATTGGAGATACCGTACTTGTAAGGGCTGGAACTTATTCAGAAACCCAGTTTATACTCGATAAACCTCTAACATTGATAAGTGAAGAGGGTGCAACTGTGCAGGTAATTATAACCACCCCCATGGTCACTGTATATAATCTGTATATTCCTGAAGTTGTGCCCGACTTAGGAATAAAAATTGAGTCTAGCAACGTGGAACTATCCGGGTTCACAATTTCTTCAACAGGTGGAATTTCTGCAATAGGTGACCATATCAAAATTTCAGATAACATTTTTTCATTTGATTCCGGCGCAGTTAATTTAGAGGGTTCATACTTTACACTCTCAAAAAACACTATACCCACATCCGTAGAAATTGTTGGTTCTTATCAAACTATCAGTGACAACACAATTTCTGGAGAATTAACCTGCACAGGTTCATTTTGTACAATTGCAAGAAATAATCTTGGTCGAGAACAGGGTCAGATAATCACCCTAAAAGGTTCAACCAACATAATCGAGGAAAACACCTTCTACTGCATTTACTTACAGGATTCCTCCTCAAACAACATAATCAACAATGTCTGCACTACCATTTGGCTTGGTATTTACAGTTCTGTTGATTGCTCAAATAATACCATTACTGGAAATCTGATGCAAGGACCAGGACCTTCTGGCATCATAATGGGCAAAGGCGAAAACAATGTCTTCTATCATAATTATATCACCGATTTTAACAGATACGGAATTGTTATTGGCGGTACCGAACTAATTGCACAAAACAATCTTTTCTATTACAATGTACTTACGAGTAATCATAAGAATTACAGGCTTAACTGGGATGTGATCCAAAGCGTTAACAGTTGGGATAATGGGCAGGTTGGCAATTACTGGAGCGATTATACGGGCACTGACGGAAATGGCGATGGCGTTGGCGATACACCTTACATAATAAAAAGCAATAGGGATAATTATCCGCTAATCACTATGCCTTTTGACATTAACCATGTTAAAGTTTAA
- a CDS encoding glutamate synthase-related protein, translating to MKSYVQPEYLVERDEKRCIKCKVCINQCTYDTHYYDEETDRICSKDENCVNCQRCVTFCPTHAITIRKNPTANRENANWNMEAIRDLKRQAESGAVILTGMGCDKPNYTYWDRLLLNASQVTNPSIDPLREPMEIRTYLGTKPDKLDIAYENDAPVLKTKLTPQLCIDTPIMFSAMSYGAISLNVHQALARAATECGTYFNTGEGGLDQSLYKYGLHSIVQVASGRFGVHSKYLNAGAAVEIKIGQGAKPGIGGHLPGEKVTELVAKTRMIPTGADALSPYPQHDIYSIEDLRQLIYALKEATNYTKPIIVKVSAVHNIAAIASGMVRAGADIIAMDGVRGSTGAAPKAIRDNVGIPIELALAQVDQRLRDEGIRNHASVVVAGGFRSSSDVFKAIALGADAVYLGTAALVAIGCSVCQRCYTGKCPWGIATSDPWISKRVNPDIATRRLVNMLHGWSHEIKDMMGGMDINAIESLRGNRLALRAVGLTDTELKILGVKMAGE from the coding sequence ATGAAAAGCTATGTTCAACCCGAATACTTAGTTGAACGCGACGAAAAACGATGCATAAAATGCAAAGTATGCATTAACCAGTGCACATACGACACACACTACTACGACGAAGAAACAGACCGCATCTGCAGCAAAGACGAAAACTGCGTTAACTGCCAACGATGCGTCACCTTCTGCCCAACACACGCCATAACCATCCGCAAAAACCCCACCGCAAACCGCGAAAACGCCAACTGGAACATGGAAGCCATCCGCGACCTCAAACGCCAAGCTGAAAGCGGTGCAGTCATCCTAACTGGCATGGGCTGTGACAAACCCAACTACACCTATTGGGACCGACTACTACTAAACGCCAGCCAAGTCACAAACCCATCCATTGACCCCCTACGAGAACCAATGGAAATCCGCACATACCTTGGCACAAAACCAGACAAACTAGACATTGCATACGAAAATGATGCACCAGTACTCAAAACCAAACTAACACCTCAACTTTGCATAGACACTCCGATAATGTTCTCGGCAATGTCTTATGGCGCAATCAGCCTAAACGTTCACCAAGCCTTAGCACGGGCAGCAACTGAATGTGGTACATACTTTAACACGGGCGAGGGCGGCTTAGACCAGTCCCTCTACAAGTATGGTTTGCACTCCATTGTTCAGGTTGCTTCAGGACGCTTTGGTGTGCACTCCAAATATCTAAACGCAGGTGCAGCTGTGGAAATCAAAATTGGACAAGGTGCAAAACCAGGCATCGGCGGACACTTACCTGGAGAAAAAGTCACTGAGCTTGTGGCAAAAACCCGCATGATACCTACTGGTGCAGACGCGCTCTCACCTTACCCACAACACGACATCTACTCAATCGAAGACCTGCGACAATTAATCTATGCACTAAAAGAAGCAACCAATTACACCAAACCAATCATAGTGAAAGTTTCCGCCGTCCACAACATCGCAGCAATTGCAAGCGGTATGGTACGGGCAGGCGCAGACATTATTGCTATGGATGGTGTTCGAGGTTCAACAGGTGCGGCTCCTAAAGCTATCCGTGACAACGTGGGCATACCCATCGAGTTGGCACTGGCACAGGTTGACCAGCGGCTACGTGATGAAGGCATACGCAACCATGCCTCAGTTGTTGTAGCAGGTGGCTTCCGTAGTTCCTCGGATGTGTTTAAGGCAATTGCGTTGGGCGCTGATGCAGTGTACCTTGGTACTGCCGCGTTAGTTGCCATCGGCTGCAGTGTCTGTCAACGGTGCTACACTGGAAAGTGTCCATGGGGTATTGCGACAAGTGATCCGTGGATTAGCAAACGTGTCAACCCCGATATTGCAACCCGACGATTAGTGAACATGCTTCACGGTTGGAGCCACGAAATCAAAGACATGATGGGCGGCATGGACATCAACGCTATTGAAAGCTTACGCGGTAACCGCTTAGCGCTTCGTGCTGTCGGCTTAACTGATACTGAGCTGAAGATTTTAGGCGTTAAAATGGCAGGAGAATAA